The following are encoded together in the Apus apus isolate bApuApu2 chromosome 7, bApuApu2.pri.cur, whole genome shotgun sequence genome:
- the NDC1 gene encoding nucleoporin NDC1 isoform X1, protein MEAGAAPQRALLRQVLGWRVAAAVAWAVLLLPVCTAAFVVLSGFDPFHPLRWISNSFNDLYTSRFICCILLMSVVILTISICNVQFYAVVPSIPCSRLALIGKIIHPQHLIHAVAHAAMGLLVAWCASLMTKGKFQFLAVPCTPSESPDAAAPQRCLNEYHLFFLLSGTFVGYSYSLLYLINNMNYLPFPIIQQYKYLRFRRSLPLLIKHSCVESLYFIRNFCVTYYFFGYIPKVWLSTTMNLHIDSKLHPLDTLTGLLDLSLFYHAWLCGVFLLVTWYMALLLFKIYATETHHFPIQPTFAEETDQCLPKILNSNPPLIIKFLALQDLMLLSQYSPVRRQEVFSLSQPGGHPHNWAAISRECLSLLSDLTQRLITKQEAAAANGRAKQPAGEPKVSPQTPGAVMTEDVSFQSQKSSIVLRASMTSLIKSSLTPLKTSPGSDVGSPFSSPALNSKMGTLDSSSPWHGSVQIPHVRRRGPKLWTTGSDPRMNGSHPESFPVLSAARAGSEAAQPSFIYTWLQSKQEQIKTFLSKRVLIMYFFSKHPEASIQAVFSDAQMHIWALEGLSHLVAASFTEDQFGVVQTTLPAILNTLLTLQEVVDRYFKLPHVSSKPPRISGSLVDTSYKTLRFALRASLKTALYRITTVFGEHLNAVQVSTEHKKRLQQFLEYKE, encoded by the exons ATGgaggcgggggcggccccgcagCGGGCGCTGCTCCGGCAG gtgctgggctggagggtggCGGCCGCCGTCGCCTGGgccgtgctgctgctgcccgtCTGCACCGCGGCCTTCGTCGTCCTCAGCGGCTTCGACCCCTTCCACCCGCTGCGCTGGATATCGA ATTCTTTCAATGATTTATACACTTCCCGCTTCATCTGTTGCATCCTCCTCATGTCTGTGGTGATACTGACCATCAGCATCTGCAACGTGCAGTTTTATGCAG TTGTGCCATCGATCCCCTGCTCTCGATTAGCACTGATAGGAAAAATCATTCACCCTCAGCACCTTATCCATGCGGTTGCTCATGCTGCAATGGGACTGCTGGTTGCTTGGTGTGCCTCACTTATGACAAAAGGGAAATTCCAGTTTCTTGCTGTGCCCTGCACACCTTCAGAAAG cccagatgctgctgctcctcagaggTGCCTGAATGAATATCATCTCTTTTTTCTACTTTCTGGAACTTTCGTGGGATACAGTTATAGTCTTTTGTATCTTATTAACAATATGAATTATTTGCCATTTCCAATCATACAG caaTACAAGTACTTGCGTTTCCGAAGATCTTTGCCTCTCCTCATTAAACATAGTTGTGTGGAATCTCTGTATTTCATTAGAAACTTCTGTGTCACGTATTACTTTTTTG GTTACATCCCAAAGGTCTGGCTAAGTACCACGATGAATCTTCATATAGACAG taaATTACATCCTCTGGACACTCTGACTGGCTTGTTGGACCTCTCCTTGTTTTACCATGCCTGGTTATGTGGTGTGTTTCTTCTGGTTACCTGGTACATGGCGTTGTTACTCTTCAAAATCTATGCTACAGAG ACACATCATTTTCCCATCCAGCCAACTTTTGCTGAGGAGACAGACCAGTGCCTGCCTAAAATCTTAAACAGCAACCCTCCCCTCATTATAAAG tTTTTAGCCTTACAAGACTTGATGTTACTTTCCCAATATTCTCCTGTTCGACGACAGGAAGTCTTTAGCCTTAGTCAGCCAG GTGGGCACCCACACAACTGGGCTGCAATCTCAAGGGAGTGTCTGAGTCTTCTGAGTGATCTAACCCAGAGGCTGATCACAAAgcaggaagctgcagcagcaaatgggagagcaaagcagccagcaggagaGCCAAAAGTGTCTCCACAGACTCCAG GAGCCGTCATGACGGAAGACGTGTCTTTCCAGTCACAGAAGTCTAGCATTGTTCTCAGAGCCTCCATGACTTCCCTGATTAAATCATCCCTAACACCTTTAAAGACATCACCTGGGTCTGATGTTGGTTCACCTTTCAGCTCACCTGCTTTAAATTCCAAGATGGGAACTCTGGATTCAAGCTCTCCTTGGCATGGATCAGTCCAAATTCCTCATGTTAGGAGAAGGGGACCAAAGCTGTGGACGACAGGGTCAG ATCCACGAATGAATGGTTCCCACCCTGAATCCTTCCCAGTActctctgctgccagagctggcagTGAGGCAGCACAGCCAAGCTTTATTTACACGTGGCTTCAAAGCAAGCAAGAACAG ataaaaaCCTTTTTGTCAAAAAGAGTGCTGATAATGTATTTCTTCAGCAAG CACCCAGAAGCCTCAATCCAGGCTGTGTTCTCTGATGCCCAAATGCACATCTGGGCTTTGGAAG gtctgtCTCATTTGGTAGCAGCCTCCTTTACTGAAGACCAATTTGGAGTTGTCCAAACTACACTGCCAGCTATCCTGAATACTTTACTGACTCTTCAGGAG GTTGTAGACAGGTATTTCAAACTGCCTCATGTTTCTAGCAAACCCCCCAGGATCTCAGGGAGTCTGGTGGACACGTCCTACAAAACGCTGCGATTTGCACTTAGAGCATCTCTGAAAACAGCACTGTACAGGATCACTACTGTCTTTGGAGAACACTTAAA TGCAGTGCAAGTGTCTACAGAACATAAGAAAAGACTTCAGCAGTTCTTGGAATACAAAGAATAA
- the NDC1 gene encoding nucleoporin NDC1 isoform X2, whose amino-acid sequence MSVVILTISICNVQFYAVVPSIPCSRLALIGKIIHPQHLIHAVAHAAMGLLVAWCASLMTKGKFQFLAVPCTPSESPDAAAPQRCLNEYHLFFLLSGTFVGYSYSLLYLINNMNYLPFPIIQQYKYLRFRRSLPLLIKHSCVESLYFIRNFCVTYYFFGYIPKVWLSTTMNLHIDSKLHPLDTLTGLLDLSLFYHAWLCGVFLLVTWYMALLLFKIYATETHHFPIQPTFAEETDQCLPKILNSNPPLIIKFLALQDLMLLSQYSPVRRQEVFSLSQPGGHPHNWAAISRECLSLLSDLTQRLITKQEAAAANGRAKQPAGEPKVSPQTPGAVMTEDVSFQSQKSSIVLRASMTSLIKSSLTPLKTSPGSDVGSPFSSPALNSKMGTLDSSSPWHGSVQIPHVRRRGPKLWTTGSDPRMNGSHPESFPVLSAARAGSEAAQPSFIYTWLQSKQEQIKTFLSKRVLIMYFFSKHPEASIQAVFSDAQMHIWALEGLSHLVAASFTEDQFGVVQTTLPAILNTLLTLQEVVDRYFKLPHVSSKPPRISGSLVDTSYKTLRFALRASLKTALYRITTVFGEHLNAVQVSTEHKKRLQQFLEYKE is encoded by the exons ATGTCTGTGGTGATACTGACCATCAGCATCTGCAACGTGCAGTTTTATGCAG TTGTGCCATCGATCCCCTGCTCTCGATTAGCACTGATAGGAAAAATCATTCACCCTCAGCACCTTATCCATGCGGTTGCTCATGCTGCAATGGGACTGCTGGTTGCTTGGTGTGCCTCACTTATGACAAAAGGGAAATTCCAGTTTCTTGCTGTGCCCTGCACACCTTCAGAAAG cccagatgctgctgctcctcagaggTGCCTGAATGAATATCATCTCTTTTTTCTACTTTCTGGAACTTTCGTGGGATACAGTTATAGTCTTTTGTATCTTATTAACAATATGAATTATTTGCCATTTCCAATCATACAG caaTACAAGTACTTGCGTTTCCGAAGATCTTTGCCTCTCCTCATTAAACATAGTTGTGTGGAATCTCTGTATTTCATTAGAAACTTCTGTGTCACGTATTACTTTTTTG GTTACATCCCAAAGGTCTGGCTAAGTACCACGATGAATCTTCATATAGACAG taaATTACATCCTCTGGACACTCTGACTGGCTTGTTGGACCTCTCCTTGTTTTACCATGCCTGGTTATGTGGTGTGTTTCTTCTGGTTACCTGGTACATGGCGTTGTTACTCTTCAAAATCTATGCTACAGAG ACACATCATTTTCCCATCCAGCCAACTTTTGCTGAGGAGACAGACCAGTGCCTGCCTAAAATCTTAAACAGCAACCCTCCCCTCATTATAAAG tTTTTAGCCTTACAAGACTTGATGTTACTTTCCCAATATTCTCCTGTTCGACGACAGGAAGTCTTTAGCCTTAGTCAGCCAG GTGGGCACCCACACAACTGGGCTGCAATCTCAAGGGAGTGTCTGAGTCTTCTGAGTGATCTAACCCAGAGGCTGATCACAAAgcaggaagctgcagcagcaaatgggagagcaaagcagccagcaggagaGCCAAAAGTGTCTCCACAGACTCCAG GAGCCGTCATGACGGAAGACGTGTCTTTCCAGTCACAGAAGTCTAGCATTGTTCTCAGAGCCTCCATGACTTCCCTGATTAAATCATCCCTAACACCTTTAAAGACATCACCTGGGTCTGATGTTGGTTCACCTTTCAGCTCACCTGCTTTAAATTCCAAGATGGGAACTCTGGATTCAAGCTCTCCTTGGCATGGATCAGTCCAAATTCCTCATGTTAGGAGAAGGGGACCAAAGCTGTGGACGACAGGGTCAG ATCCACGAATGAATGGTTCCCACCCTGAATCCTTCCCAGTActctctgctgccagagctggcagTGAGGCAGCACAGCCAAGCTTTATTTACACGTGGCTTCAAAGCAAGCAAGAACAG ataaaaaCCTTTTTGTCAAAAAGAGTGCTGATAATGTATTTCTTCAGCAAG CACCCAGAAGCCTCAATCCAGGCTGTGTTCTCTGATGCCCAAATGCACATCTGGGCTTTGGAAG gtctgtCTCATTTGGTAGCAGCCTCCTTTACTGAAGACCAATTTGGAGTTGTCCAAACTACACTGCCAGCTATCCTGAATACTTTACTGACTCTTCAGGAG GTTGTAGACAGGTATTTCAAACTGCCTCATGTTTCTAGCAAACCCCCCAGGATCTCAGGGAGTCTGGTGGACACGTCCTACAAAACGCTGCGATTTGCACTTAGAGCATCTCTGAAAACAGCACTGTACAGGATCACTACTGTCTTTGGAGAACACTTAAA TGCAGTGCAAGTGTCTACAGAACATAAGAAAAGACTTCAGCAGTTCTTGGAATACAAAGAATAA
- the YIPF1 gene encoding protein YIPF1 isoform X1, producing MAAADDLKFQEFDDAANLLAANPDATTISIDEPAEIPKNQHSRLQEAGREEDDELLGTDDSDKTELLAGQKKSAPFWTFEYYQTFFDVDTYQVLDRIKGSVFPVPGKNFVRLYIRSNPDLYGPFWICATLVFTIAVSGNLSNFFIHLGKPTYHYVPEFRKVSIAATTIYAYAWLVPLALWGFLMWRNSRVMNIVSYSFLEIVCVYGYSLFIYIPTAILWIIPEKVVRWVLMIFSLGLSGSVLVMTFWPAVRDDNRRIALATVGTIVLLHALLAVGCLAYFFDAPELDFPAPIIPAHNKTTVTTRSH from the exons ATGGCGGCCGCGGATGACCTCAAATTCCAAG AATTTGACGATGCAGCTAATTTGCTTGCAGCAAATCCTGATGCTACCACCATAAGCATCGACGAGCCGGCTGAAATCCCCAAAAATCAGCACAGCCGTCTGCaagaagcagggagagaggaggatgACGAGTTGCTGGGGACCGATGACTCCGATAAGACAGAG CTGCTtgcaggacagaagaaaagtgCCCCTTTCTGGACATTTGAGTACTATCAGACGTTCTTCGACGTGGACACGTACCAG GTCCTGGACAGAATCAAAGGTTCAGTTTTCCCAGTACCAGGGAAGAACTTTGTAAGGCTGTATATCCGCAGCAATCCTGACCTTTATG GTCCTTTCTGGATATGTGCCACGCTCGTCTTTACCATTGCTGTCAGTGGCAATCTCTCAAATTTCTTCATCCATCTGGGCAAGCCAACGTACCACTATGTGCCCGAGTTCAGAAAAG tgtCCATAGCAGCAACAACGATTTATGCCTATGCTTGGCTTGTTCCCCTTGCTCTCTGGGGATTCCTGATGTGGAGGAACAGTAGAGTCATGAACATTGTCTCCTACTCGTTCCTGGAGATAGTGTGTGTCTATGGCTACTCCCTCTTCATTTACATTCCCACAGCG ATTTTATGGATCATACCAGAAAAAGTGGTGCGCTGGGTCCTGATGATCTTCTCCCTGGGCCTCTCGGGGTCTGTTCTGGTGATGACCTTCTGGCCTGCTGTCCGTGATGACAACCGGAGGATTGCGCTGGCCACCGTGGGGACCATTGTTCTGCTTCATGCTCTGCTGGCTGTCGGCTGTTTG GCATACTTTTTTGATGCTCCTGAACTGGATTTTCCTGCACCTATTATCCCTGCTCACAATAAAACAACAGTAACAACAAGGAGTCACTAA
- the YIPF1 gene encoding protein YIPF1 isoform X2, translating to MAAADDLKFQANPDATTISIDEPAEIPKNQHSRLQEAGREEDDELLGTDDSDKTELLAGQKKSAPFWTFEYYQTFFDVDTYQVLDRIKGSVFPVPGKNFVRLYIRSNPDLYGPFWICATLVFTIAVSGNLSNFFIHLGKPTYHYVPEFRKVSIAATTIYAYAWLVPLALWGFLMWRNSRVMNIVSYSFLEIVCVYGYSLFIYIPTAILWIIPEKVVRWVLMIFSLGLSGSVLVMTFWPAVRDDNRRIALATVGTIVLLHALLAVGCLAYFFDAPELDFPAPIIPAHNKTTVTTRSH from the exons ATGGCGGCCGCGGATGACCTCAAATTCCAAG CAAATCCTGATGCTACCACCATAAGCATCGACGAGCCGGCTGAAATCCCCAAAAATCAGCACAGCCGTCTGCaagaagcagggagagaggaggatgACGAGTTGCTGGGGACCGATGACTCCGATAAGACAGAG CTGCTtgcaggacagaagaaaagtgCCCCTTTCTGGACATTTGAGTACTATCAGACGTTCTTCGACGTGGACACGTACCAG GTCCTGGACAGAATCAAAGGTTCAGTTTTCCCAGTACCAGGGAAGAACTTTGTAAGGCTGTATATCCGCAGCAATCCTGACCTTTATG GTCCTTTCTGGATATGTGCCACGCTCGTCTTTACCATTGCTGTCAGTGGCAATCTCTCAAATTTCTTCATCCATCTGGGCAAGCCAACGTACCACTATGTGCCCGAGTTCAGAAAAG tgtCCATAGCAGCAACAACGATTTATGCCTATGCTTGGCTTGTTCCCCTTGCTCTCTGGGGATTCCTGATGTGGAGGAACAGTAGAGTCATGAACATTGTCTCCTACTCGTTCCTGGAGATAGTGTGTGTCTATGGCTACTCCCTCTTCATTTACATTCCCACAGCG ATTTTATGGATCATACCAGAAAAAGTGGTGCGCTGGGTCCTGATGATCTTCTCCCTGGGCCTCTCGGGGTCTGTTCTGGTGATGACCTTCTGGCCTGCTGTCCGTGATGACAACCGGAGGATTGCGCTGGCCACCGTGGGGACCATTGTTCTGCTTCATGCTCTGCTGGCTGTCGGCTGTTTG GCATACTTTTTTGATGCTCCTGAACTGGATTTTCCTGCACCTATTATCCCTGCTCACAATAAAACAACAGTAACAACAAGGAGTCACTAA